CGGCATGTGGACGTCGGAAAGCACGATGTCCACCTCGTCTGGCTCGATGAGTTCCAGGGCTTCCGCGCCGTTTGAGGCGGTGCCGACCACCGTGATGTCGTCGGTGTTATGAAAATACCGGGTGAGCACATCGCGGACGAGAGGATCGTCGTCCACGAGGAACACCCGGATCGGGGAATTGGTCATGGATGGCTAATTACTTGCACCACAGGCGGCCGAGGGAGCCTCCGCACTCAAACATGTCGCCGACAACGCCCGCCGCGTACGGGGTAACCGCGATGTCGCCAGCGGTGCGGTCGGCGGCTGAAGCAAGCGGCGCTCCAGTGGCGACAGCAACCAGGGTAAGTGCACAAGCTGCGGTGCGGGCAATCTGTTTCACGACGATCCTCCTATTAAATCAACGTAACTTTTCGCCCATTATCCGCTTTTGTTCCGACGGTTCCAAGTAGAAACAGAGGAAACGAAAAAACTTGGTACGAAAGTTCCTTCTTTCGCTAACGGGGAACTGCAAGTTCGTAGCGCCATGAGCCCGACTCGGCGTGCCATGTCAGTGATGCACCGTGAGCAGCTGCTAGCTGCTGAGCTTCCTCTAGCCCGATACCGGTGCTCATATGGGTATCTCGTTGCTGAGACGCGATGGTGTTTTGCACGGCGACGGTGAGCTCATCCTCGCCTTGCAGTGCCGCGATGACGACTGGGCGGGAAGCATCTCCGTATTTGAGGATGTTGGTGGCAAGCTCACGGCATACCCTTGCCGCCGGCTCGAGTTGGGCAGTGCCGAGCACGTTCTCCGTGAGTCCCGTTTCCACCACAGGGAAGCCGTGGGCCCGTAGGTCCGCTGCCAGATTGGTAAACGCGTCGAGGAGACGTACGTGAGGCGCGGAATCCTGTGGCGCGGTAGGAGAGTCGTCGCGCATGAAACGGATGAGGTCCCTGACTTCCTGCATCGAGCGCCGCGCATCGGAGGCAATAAGTTGGGCGGCCTCTGAAATCTGCGGATCTCCAGACATCGCTAGTGCCTCACTGCGCAGTACCACGGAAGTGAGCGAAGACGCCACCGAGCCGTGGAGAGCGAGTACCGCCCGCTCGCGCTCGTCCTCGATTTGCTGTTGCAGTCGGTGGGCGTCCATTTTGCGCTGTAAGGAGGACCTTTTTAGCGCCCACCCAGCTGCCCCAGCTGCAAGCAGAAGGACGCCAAGTAGCGCGGCTGTTAGGGCGTTGTTCGGGAGCCAAACCCCCTCTGCCAATTCAGTTTGGGCGAGATACCAAAGCAAGGCAGCAGCAATACCCGCCTGCCATGTCGGCAACCGATACGCCAGAACAGCCGAGAGCGCTAACAGGGCAAGGACTATGAAGGGACTGGAGAACTCGGAGTACGATGCGGCAAATTGAGTGAGCACTGCTGCAGCCAGAGTCGCCAGATACGGCGAAGCCGTCGCCGCTCCCGCGAGCAAGAACATGGCCACAGCTACCGTGAGTCGCCCGGTTTCGTCGGAGACGCCGGAGAAACAGAGTCCGATGACCGCCGCTACTGCGACGACACAAGCGACTGCCACACCGATCTTGAGCCGACGCCGGTGCAGGGCGGGGCTGAGGTGGGGGCGCGTGGCCTCGCTGAGAGTAGGCACGGCAACCAGCGTAGTGCCTGCAACGTAGTCTGTAGCTATGCCATTGGATTTCCAGCAGCCGTTCACAGAGCGCACTCCGCGTGTGGTTAACGCGGGGAAGTTGAAGAGGGCGCAAGCTCGTCGTAAAGCAAAGGCTTTCTTGGCGGAAGGCGAAAACGCTGTGGAGGCCGCAGTGGCTACGGGCGCGGCGACGGATCTCTTTGTCACAGAAGCTGCCGCCGAACGCTTCGAGGAGATCGTGCGCGCCGCCGGATACATGGACGTGTACACGCACGCGATCACGGACAAGGCGGCGGACACGCTTGCGGACGCGGTGACCTCCACCGGGATTTTCGCCGTGTGCCGCCCGGTGCTGTGGACGGTGCCGAAGATTCTGAAGGGCCGGCCCCGGTTGGTGGCCGTGTGCGTGGAGACGAACGACCCCGGCAACGCCGGCACCATCATCCGTATCGCCGATGCCATGGGCGCGGACGCGGTGATTTTCGCGGGCGACACCGTGGATCCGGAGTCGCCGAAGGTGGTGCGCTCGACAGCCGGTTCGCTCTTCCACATTCCGGTGGCGCGCGACCGCGAAGTGCGCCGGGTGATCAGCCAACTCGAGCACGCCGGGCTGTCCACCTTCGCCACCACCATGAACGGCGAGGTGAACCTGGCACGGCCGGGAGAGACGCTCACGCAGCCGACTGCGTGGCTGTTCGGCAACGAGGCGCACGGGCTTAGCGACGAACTGCTCGCGACCGCCGACCACCGCGCCTCCATTCCGATCCAGGGCGGGGCGGAGTCGCTGAACCTCGCTACGGCGGCAAGTATTTGCCTGTGGGAGTCGTCGAAGACGCTGGGGATTACGGCTGCAGGGGAGGACTAGCAGGGGCGTGTCGGGGGCGCTCGGTATGCTTGGGAACGTTTTTAAGCAGACCCAAAGAAAGGCGCACCGTGGCTGACATTGAATTGACCGAGGATGCCTTAAACCAGGCGGCCGACGATGCCATTACGGCGTTCGAAGCGGCGCCGGATTTAGCCGCTCTCGAAGAGGCGCACCGCGCCCACCTGGGGGACAAGGCACCGATTCCGCAAGCGCGCCGCTCGCTCGGTTCGCTGCCGAAGGACCAGCGCAAAGATGCGGGCCGGTTTGTGAATATGGCTCGCGGTCGTGCTGAGAAGGCCTACGCCCAGCTGCGGCAAGTGCGCGAAGCCGAGCACCGCGAGCGTCAGCTGCGCGAGGAGAAGGTCGACGTCACGCTGCCGACAGCCCGCACCCAGGCGGGCGCGATGCACCCGATCACCACGCTGTCGGAGCACATCGCAGACATCTTCATCGGTATGGGCTGGGAGGTAGCCGAAGGCCCTGAGGTTGAGGCCGAGTACTTCAATTTCGACGCCCTGAACTTCATCCCGGACCACCCCGCCCGCACGCTGCAGGACACCTTCTACATCGGCGAGGAAGGCTCGAAGCAGGTCATGCGCACCCACACCTCGCCGGTGCAGGTTCGCACGATGCTCGAGCGCGACGTCCCCATCTATATCGCCTGCCCGGGCCGTGTGTTCCGCACCGACGAGCTCGACGCCACCCACACCC
Above is a genomic segment from Corynebacterium lujinxingii containing:
- a CDS encoding sensor histidine kinase, which gives rise to MPTLSEATRPHLSPALHRRRLKIGVAVACVVAVAAVIGLCFSGVSDETGRLTVAVAMFLLAGAATASPYLATLAAAVLTQFAASYSEFSSPFIVLALLALSAVLAYRLPTWQAGIAAALLWYLAQTELAEGVWLPNNALTAALLGVLLLAAGAAGWALKRSSLQRKMDAHRLQQQIEDERERAVLALHGSVASSLTSVVLRSEALAMSGDPQISEAAQLIASDARRSMQEVRDLIRFMRDDSPTAPQDSAPHVRLLDAFTNLAADLRAHGFPVVETGLTENVLGTAQLEPAARVCRELATNILKYGDASRPVVIAALQGEDELTVAVQNTIASQQRDTHMSTGIGLEEAQQLAAAHGASLTWHAESGSWRYELAVPR
- a CDS encoding TrmH family RNA methyltransferase gives rise to the protein MPLDFQQPFTERTPRVVNAGKLKRAQARRKAKAFLAEGENAVEAAVATGAATDLFVTEAAAERFEEIVRAAGYMDVYTHAITDKAADTLADAVTSTGIFAVCRPVLWTVPKILKGRPRLVAVCVETNDPGNAGTIIRIADAMGADAVIFAGDTVDPESPKVVRSTAGSLFHIPVARDREVRRVISQLEHAGLSTFATTMNGEVNLARPGETLTQPTAWLFGNEAHGLSDELLATADHRASIPIQGGAESLNLATAASICLWESSKTLGITAAGED
- the pheS gene encoding phenylalanine--tRNA ligase subunit alpha; the encoded protein is MADIELTEDALNQAADDAITAFEAAPDLAALEEAHRAHLGDKAPIPQARRSLGSLPKDQRKDAGRFVNMARGRAEKAYAQLRQVREAEHRERQLREEKVDVTLPTARTQAGAMHPITTLSEHIADIFIGMGWEVAEGPEVEAEYFNFDALNFIPDHPARTLQDTFYIGEEGSKQVMRTHTSPVQVRTMLERDVPIYIACPGRVFRTDELDATHTPVFHQVEGLAVDKGLTMAHLRGTLDHLAKVLFGPETKTRMRTNYFPFTEPSAEVDVWFPNKKGGAGWIEWGGCGMVNPNVLRAVGIDPDEYSGFAFGMGLERTLQFRNGLSDMRDMVEGDVRFTIPFGVQA